A DNA window from Drosophila virilis strain 15010-1051.87 chromosome 4, Dvir_AGI_RSII-ME, whole genome shotgun sequence contains the following coding sequences:
- the LOC6628359 gene encoding uncharacterized protein — MDIGNEMHQQFIKDFIQSLQAGSEDSNSNSNSNICMQSNSRSLSDSSLNPNAAEFVPSYMKSSDADDDEEPHQYQRQEQKPSASSSTTLVENTLNRIQRQLYNLMNQLGNQNLPLTQIRFTLAPNGQGINVQFMALDSGKRQTLNKHLCNSAAFRLEVGDVAEQSNRPGHSLAAQFLSRMGNVLNDKSDKLPSICPKCTALPKKRSFTELEIDRQIEDIKAFEKLINEDAGARYQDAFKQLCQKLGLSTNGGQALDFESTETTPLAINEINNEELDDSEVPFNEDELSTLEWDPYIPELTTMKVYGYSAPSATDVHANDQGDHQKVHQEQLSLKEDYGLDAPTPAMSTTTAPVSTVYPKLYKVNQVKWTSSPGPGPRKTGTHKEKESKIQRWRYSSPAAVATATTPTSAATPSVSATSTTVTAASAAATNAVAIVNSAGSAIGSAAKKSPERGHLNGNRIKRAYQCTMQPKTGNAGNLPEVTASQIAKPSSNYKQEPRSHIVMPKQQLDQVHVNKLNKAATLSRAAGIGSGQGTKHSPAGGAQRIVAPRSTHASQMRQSEVKRRLNLMRGDNDTDVQFNEYLFK, encoded by the exons ATGGACATTGGCAATGAGATGCACCAACAGTTCATAAAGGACTTTATCCAGTCTCTGCAGGCGGGCAGCGaggacagcaacagcaatagcaacagcaacatttgcaTGCAGAGCAACAGCCGGAGCCTGAGCGACTCTTCACTGAATCCCAATGCGGCTGAGTTTGTGCCATCCTACATGAAGAGCAGCGATGCTGACGATGATGAGGAGCCACATCAGTATCAGCGGCAGGAACAAAAGCCATCGGCCAGTTCTTCAACAACTCTGGTGGAAAATACACTGAACCGCATCCAGCGCCAGCTTTATAATCTGATGAATCAGCTGGGTAACCAGAACTTGCCGCTAACACAAATTCGATTCACTCTGGCACCCAATGGACAGGGCATCAATGTGCAATTCATGGCGCTGGACAGCGGCAAGCGACAAACGTTGAATAAGCATCTTTGTAATTCGGCCGCTTTTCGCCTGGAGGTCGGTGATGTTGCAGAGCAAAGCAATCGACCTGGCCATTCCCTGGCTGCACAGTTCCTGAGTCGCATGGGCAACGTTCTGAACGACAAGAGCGACAAGTTGCCGTCGATATGTCCCAAGTGCACGGCCTTGCCGAAAAAGCGCAGCTTCACCGAACTGGAGATAGACCGTCAGATCGAGGACATTAAGGCGTTCGAGAAGTTGATTAATGAGGATGCCGGCGCACGCTATCAGGACGCATTTAAACAGCTCTGCCAGAAACTGGGCCTAAGCACAAACGGCGGCCAGGCGTTGGATTTTGAGTCCACAGAAACTACTCCGCTGGCGATTAACGAGATCAATAATGAGGAACTTGACGACAGTGAAGTGCCATTTAATGAAGATGAGCTGTCCACTTTGGAATGGGATCCGTATATCCCGGAATTAACGACAATGAAGGTTTATGGATACTCGGCTCCGAGTGCCACCGATGTGCACGCGAACGATCAGGGAGATCATCAAAAGGTGCACCAAGAGCAGCTATCGCTGAAAGAAGATTATGGGCTGGATGCGCCAACACCAGCTATGTCAACAACCACAGCTCCTGTGTCCACAGTCTATCCAAAGCTGTACAAGGTGAATCAGGTAAAATGGACCAGTTCGCCGGGGCCAGGGCCGCGCAAAACCGGCACCCACAAGGAGAAGGAGAGCAAAATACAGCGATGGCGCTACAGTtcaccagcagcagtagcaacagcaacaacaccaacatcagcagcaacaccatCAGTAAGCGCTACatcaacaacagtaacagcagcatcagcagcagcaacaaatgccgTAGCAATAGTTAATTCAGCAGGAAGTGCCATAGGATCGGCGGCTAAGAAGTCGCCGGAGCGTGGCCATCTAAACGGCAATAGGATCAAGCGTGCATATCAGTGCACAATGCAGCCAAAAACTGGTAATGCGGGCAACTTGCCCGAGGTGACGGCCAGTCAAATAGCCAAGCCAAGCTCAAACTACAAGCAGGAGCCGCGTTCACACATCGTCATGCCCAAGCAGCAGCTAGACCAGGTCCATGT TAACAAGTTAAATAAGGCAGCTACCTTGAGCCGCGCAGCCGGCATAGGGTCAGGCCAGGGCACCAAGCATAGTCCTGCAGGAGGAGCTCAGCGAATTGTGGCGCCACGTAGCACCCATGCATCCCAAATGCGACAGTCCGAGGTGAAGCGC CGTCTGAACCTGATGCGAGGTGACAACGATACCGATGTCCAGTTCAATGAGTATCTGTTCAAATGA